In the Desulfitobacterium hafniense DCB-2 genome, TCATTGGTGATGATGTGGAAGAAGTAGTTCATCAAACCCAGAAAGGAGTTGCTGCTCATCTGGTCTCCATTCATTGCCCGGGCTTTCGAACCCGTGTGGTGGCAACGGCTTATGATTCCTTTTATCACGGACTGCTTAAGCATCTTCCTTTAGAACCGCTTCCCGCTGAGGCTTTTATTCCCCTTAAGGAAAATGATCCCGGATATGAGTTGGCAGCTCAACAATTTGCTTACCGGAAAAGCCGCACGGTCAATTTGTTTAACGCCACCTCCATCGGCCCTGCCGATGAGGAAGAACTGGTGCGTTTGTTAAAGGCCTTGAACCTTAATGTACAGGTTTACACAGAATACAGTTCCTTGGCTGAGTACCGTAAAATGTCTCAGGCTGCGTTGAATATCAGCATGTGCAATGTTCATGACGATTATCTGCTTGCTTATTTGCAGGATAAATACGCTCTACCCTATGTAATCCAAGGAATGCCTATCGGTACGAAAGCAGTGAGAAAATGGCTCCTTGCGGTGGCAGAGCATTTCGACCTGGAAGAGAAAGCTAATCGGCTGGCAGACCAAGAGGAAAAGCAGGTGAACGAAGCCCTTCAGCCCTTCCTGCCGGCCCTAAAGGGCAAGCGTGTATTGATCAGCGGCGGGGTCATCCGCGTAGCCGAAGAAGCAAAAGTTCTCAAGGACCTGGGCCTGGAAGTCATCGGTGTGAGAGCCTATCACTATGATAACGGTGCAGAGCCTGTTTATGGCTCCTTGGTTGATGAGTTGCCCGAAGTTCACGTGTCGGTAAGCAACCAACTGTTTGAATTGGCCAATCAAATCGCCCGGTATCAGCCGGATTTGGTGATTGCCCACAACGGCACCCAGGGTTGGGTAGCGAAGATGGGGGTGCCGGCCATTCAGTTATTCGATGTGGATCGGGCCTACTTTGGATACAGAGGGCTGTTCTCCCTGGTCAAACGGATCGCTTTTGCCTTTGAGAATACTTCATTGCCCAGGCGTTTGGCCCAACATGTGAACCTTCCTTATAAAAAGGAATGGTACGAAAAGGATCCTTTCAGTTACCTCAAAGGATGAGCCAGGAAAAATAGATGATGAGAAGGAGAAGATGAGTATGAGAAAACCGCAAAGAGGCTTGGTATTCCGATTAACCGCAGTGCTTCTTGCAGGAGCGCTGCTGGCAGGGAGTCTTACAGGCTGCGCTTCGAACCAAGGGGCTCCGGCCCAAAGCAGCCAAGTCGGGACAGAACAGCCGCAGCCCGGAGAATCCGCCAATCTGACCCCGGAGCAATATGAGGCAGCCTATCAAGCGGAGCCGGCCGCCAAACGGGTGATTCATATTGGGTACAATGGCGGGCTGTGCCAGGCGCCCATCGCCATTGCTCAAGAAAAAGGCTTTTTCGAGGCGGAAGGACTTAATACGGAGCTGACCCGTGCCGAAGATACCCGTGACGCTATTGTGGGCGGGAAGATCGATACCTCGGCAGGCATGGTTGCCGGCTGGCTTAAACCCATCACCAGCGGAGTGGATCTGGTATTTACGGTCGGCCTGCACACCGGCTGCGCCTCGGCCATTGCCCTGGCTGATTCGCCCATCAATTCCTTTGCGGATGCCAAAGGAAAGGTTGTGGCCATTAATGGCGGGATCGGCGGTATCTATCATAACATTGCTTATCGTCTGATTGCCCATGATGGGTACGTTCCAGGAGATTTTACTTGGAAGGACTTCCCTGCCGAACAGGCTCTTCAGGTATTGCAGAAAGGTGAAGCTTCCATAGCCGTACTTGCGGATCAACTAGCTGAGAAATGGGTCCAGGAAGGACTGGTGAAAAGAATTCGCTCCACTACTCTGGATGAAGATTTTAAGAATGAAACCTGCTGCGTACTGGGTATCTCAGGAGATTTTATCCGTGAGAATCCTGTAACTGCCGAAAAAATTACCAGAGCAATTTACAAGGCCAGTCTGTGGGTGGAGGAAAATAAAGAAGAAACAGCTCAGATTCTCCTGGATAATAAGCATATCAGTGGCAGTGTTGATTATGCCATGGATTTGCTTAAGCTCTATAATTATAACGTCACCAACGATGGCACGGAAAAATCCATCTATGATTCTATCGACGAATATAAGGCATTGGGTGTCATCGATCAGAATCTTGATGCTGAAACCTTTAAGAAACAAGTCTGGCATCGGTTTGAGCTGGAAGATCTGAAGAATTAATGAGCGAAAGGGGAAATTATCATGAGCACCACACCGCCGTTGACCAGCGACCAGCTGGCAGAATTGGAAAAACGCCCCAAGACTGAATGGCAGCGAACTTTAGACTATATGATCAGTGGTGCACCTGTAGCCGTGGCCGTAATCCTCTTTCTGCAATATTATTTCCTGCCCAACTATAAATTCAATACCACAACAGCGGTTTATCCGCTGTTTGTGGGATTCTTTGTGCTCCTGCTGCTGGGACGGTTCATTGGATCTTTCTTCTCCAAAAAAGTTCATGAAAGCTTAAGGGCTCAAGCTCCTTTCTATAGCGCAGTTTTTATTTTGCTGATTATATTTGATTATCTGACCCTTAAAACCGGAAAATTGCCCCTTCCCTACTTTCCCTGGCCGGACAAGATTCTCAATGCCATCATTGAGGACCGGGTGCTGCTGTTGGATTGCATCAGAAATTCGCTCATTCTGCTGTTTACGGGATACTTTTTTGGAGGCATTGTTGGCCTCATCACCGGCGTGACTGCCGGATGGTCGAAAAAAGTTCATTACTGGGTTATGCCGATCATTAAGATCTTAGGCCCGATTCCTTCCACCACCTGGCTGCCTATTGTTCTGATCATAGCGTCTTCATTGTTTAAAGGAAGTGTGTTTCTCATTGCTTTAGGGGTCTGGTATCCGGTGACCATAGCCACTCTGACAGGAGTTGCGAATGTGCGCAAATCCTATTTTGAAGTCGCCAGAACCCTGGGTGCACGGCAGAGACGGCTTGTTTTTAAAGTTGCTCTTCCTGCCGCTATGCCGAATATCTTTCAAGGGTTAACCCAGGGCATGAGTGTAGCCTGCACTACCCTTATGGTTGCGGAGATGATGGGAGTGGAGTCAGGCTTGGGGTGGTACATCAACTGGCAAAAGGGCTGGGCGGAGTTTGGCAAGATGTATGCAGCGGTTATTGTCATTTGCCTGACCTTTACCGTGGTGAACATCGTGCTGACCCAAGTGAAAAAACGAGTATTGCGCTGGCAGGAAGGGACGATCCAATGAACGGAGGAAAAGGGTATATCCAAATCAAGAATGTTACTAAAATTTTTGCCCGCAATGATCTGGCTACGACCCTGACTGCCTTAAGTGATGTGAGTATAGATATTCAGCCGGGAGAATTTGTGTCCATCGTGGGGGCCAGCGGCTGCGGTAAATCCACCCTTTTGCGAATTATCGCCGGGTTGGAGACACCCACTCATGGAGGAGCTTTTTGCGATGGTGAAAGGATAGAGGAACCCAGTGCCAGGCGAGGGTTGGTTTTTCAGGATCCGACGCTTTTCCCCTGGCTCAATGTCTGGGATAACGTTGCTTTCGGGCTGAAAGCAGAGGGGAAATATAAGGAGAAAAAAGAAAGCATTTCAAAATTGCTCCAACTCATTGGGCTGGAGGAGTTTCATAAATCTTACCCTCATCAGCTTTCCGGAGGCATGAGCCAGCGGGTTTCTCTGATTAGGGCACTGGCCAATGAACCGGATGTTCTGCTTCTGGATGAACCTTTGGGTGCCCTGGATGCTTTTACCCGCATGAATATCCAGGATGAGCTGATCAATCTCTGGAAGCAGCGCGGTACCACCATGATCCTTATTACCCACGATGTGGACGAAGCTATCTATCTTTCCAATCGAATTATTGTGATGTCGCCCCGGCCGGGGCGCATCATGAAAGAGTTAAAATTGGATATGTACCATCCCCGCAATCGGGGAGCCTCTGAATTTGTCGATTATCGCAATCAGATCCTCAAGCTTCTGCATTTTGCTGATGAAGAGGTAACGGAATATTATCTCTGAAGGAAAGGGGAGGTGCTTATGTTGGCAGCCTTTGCCTCTAAGGATGGGAAATTCGTAAGTCAGCATTTTGGGCATAGTCCCTGCTTTTATATCGTGGAAATCAATGAGGAGTCCTATGCCTGGACCTTCGCGGAACGTCGTGAAAACAGTCCTCCCTGCCGTTTCGGTGAGCATGATGATCAGACTTTTGCAGATAGTATCTCCTTACTATCTGACTGCCAGGTTCTCTTTGCGGTCAAAGTAGGATCTTACGCTAAGGCAGTGCTGCAGAGACACAATGTTCAGGTCTTGGAGATGACCGGCTTTATTGAAGATATCTTGGCAGGATATATCTCCTATCTGAAAAAGCAAAGGGAGAGGAGGGCTCATCATAAGCATTAATGATGAACATGGCACCCAACTCAGGAAAAGGCAAGTCGTGGCTGAAATGGCCGTGGAAATTGAAGCTCAGGGTATAAGACCCTTGCGAAGGCAGATCATCAATCAAATAGAGCAGCTGATAGAAACTCAGATGGAGCATCAATTGCGAACTCCTAATATCTCTGATCATCCCTGCTTCAACGGAGCAGTCCATGGGAAAAAGGGCAGACTTCACCTGCCGATCAGCCCCGCCTGCAATATCCAGTGCCGGTTTTGCCGGCGGGCCTGCAATAGTAAGGAATTGCGTCCCGGAGTTGCCAAAGGCATCCTTCCCATAGAAGAAGCAGTTGATATAGTGGGCAAAGCCTTGGAACTGTGTCCGGAAATCACGGTAGTGGGGATTGCCGGACCCGGGGATGCTCTGGCCTCTTTTCATGCAGTCGAAGCTTTCCGGCAGGTTCACAAAGCGTACCCCCACTTAATTAAATGCCTGAGTACCAATGGATTAGCTCTCCCCGGCAAAGCGGATCTTTTGTATGATTTGGGAGTCCGCACTGTTACGGTGACAGTCAATGCAGTAGACCCTTGGAGCGCATCCAAGGTGGTCTCTCATATCCTTTGGGAGGGGAAAGTTTACAGAGGTGAAGAAGCGGGGCGGATACTGCTTGCTCATCAATTGCGCGGGATTCAGCAAGCAAGTCAAAGAGGGATAATAGTCAAGGTCAATACAGTACTCATTCCCACAATCAATGATCACTGCATCGGAGATATTGCCCGTACTGTAAAGCAGGCAGGGGCAACAGTGCATAATATCATCCCTCTTATACCTCAGCATGAGCTGAAGGATATTCCGGCCCCCACCTGCGAACAAATCAATAAAGCCCGTAGTGACGGAGAAGTTTATCTAAAGCAATTCCGTCACTGCCAACATTGCCGGGCTGATGCCTGCGGCATTATTGGCCAGGAAGATCTATCCGCTGAACTTTATGGCGGACGGAGAATGGAGACTTTTTCCCACGGGTGAGTGGGTTCCTTTGGCAGGGGTGAATCAGGGGGACAGGTACCATTATTCATCTGAATAATGGTACCTGTCCCCCTGATTCACTTATTGAAGTCCTAGACGTTTTAGCTTTTTCCAAAGACCGGTCCGGGTAATCCCCAGATATTGTGCCAGAGCGGTTTTGTTTCCTCCAAACTCTGCAAGTAAGCCTGCGATTTCCTCTTTTTCGGAATGTCCCTTGTCCGTTTCAGCCACCCGAAGGTCGGGAGGCAGATCCTGAGTATGAATGGTGGAACCTTCCGCAAAAACGTAAAGCCGGTTGATAATATTTTGGAGTTGGCGGATATTGCCCGGCCAAGTGTATTTGAGAAAGAGGTCTTGAGCGCCAGGGGAAAGGGTTTTTTCCGGAGTATCATGACTTTGAGCAAGGAACTGAAGCATATGCTCGGCTAATTCCAGAATATCCTGCCCCCGCTCTCGTAAGGGAGGGATTTTGATCTCAATAGAATTAAGTCGATATAATAAATCTTCCCGGAATTCTCCTTGCTCAACCATCGAACTAAGGTCGCGATGGGTTGCGGAGAGAATGCGGACCTTAATCGGAATGGGCTTGATAGCGCCTAAAGGTTCTATTTCTTGTTCCTGGATAACTCTTAAGAGCTTTGCTTGCAGTTCCGGAGAAAGCTCACCAATCTCATCCAGAAACAAAGTTCCTCGATTGGCCAGCAGGATTTTTCCGGGCTTGCCGCCTTTCACTCCGCCGCTAAAGGCCCCCTCCTGATAACCGAAAAGCTCGGATTCTAAAAGATTAGCCGGTATAGCTGCCGAATTAACCACAATAAACGGACCCTGAGCAACTTGACTTGATTGATGAATCGCTTTCGCCAGCAGCTCTTTCCCGGTTCCTGTTTCACCGGTAATCAAGATGGGGAAGTCATATTGAGCAACTCGGGCAGCGTTCTGGATTGTGTCCTGCATGATTTTGGAGCTGCCGATAATTCGTGAAAATCCGGAAGTCTCTTGATCTTGTAGACGATCTTTTCTTGTTGGCTTAGGGAGCTGCCGAGAAGAGTTTGGTTCAGGGACAGCACCGGGAGCGTTTGGGAGGCGGGCTACTACAGAGCTAAGTTGCTCTGTAGCTACTTTGAATAATCCGGACATATAGGGGGAAGAAGCTTTTTCGTCCATTGCGGCGGCCACCAGCGCGGCGACAATAGTTTCCCGATGTTCGATGGGAGCGTAAAGAGTAGAGGTAAATCCCTGGTTCAAAAGTTCGTCCGTATTTTGGATTGAGGTATGGACTAAGCTATAGCAGACAATACTCTTTGCTTGAAGCATTGCGGCGATTTCCTTGTCCAAAGGTTTCCACTCATTTTTCTGGGGAAATTTTCTGCCTGCGCTAACGAGGAGTTTTTGCTGTTGGTGAGTCTGATCAAGGAGACAAAGATAAATGCTTTCCAGCTGAGTGGCGATTTGCAATTGAATGCAATAGTCATTGAGAAAATCAAGGATGTGATCATCTTTAAGGTTTTCCGCCATGCTGTGCAGAAAGGCTGATGTAGCCATAGCCTGATAAGAGCGTTCCTGGATTATTCCGGAATGATAAAAGGCCTGACTGAAGTGCCGGGAAATCTGGCTAATTAAATAGGCATCTTCTATCTCAAATTGCAAGGCTTTGGTGCCGCCCAATAAGATGGCGCCGATTACCTCGTGACCAAAGAGGATAGGAACTCTCAGGGCGGAACGAAATCCTGTCCGATAGAGCATGGGATCCTCGCTGAAGGAGAAACCTTCCGGCTGAAGAGAGGAGCTCAGTTGGGGAGCTTCCGTTTCTAAAATCCAGCCTAAACCGGTCTTGCGAATCTGAGAATAAGGTGCGTAGATACTGCCCTCTATTTCCAAACCAATGGAGTAAGCATAGCTGTATTTGCGAAGCTGGGGATTCACCCGTACCAAATCAAAACGTTCAAAAGAGGTTGCCTCGCTGATCATAGTTACAATTCGCAGCACGATCTCTTCCGGATCTGTGGTCAGATCTTCAAGCGCTCGTTCAAACTGGGGAGGAAGTGCAGATGTAAAATTCGGTTCCAACCCAAGCAGAAGCAGGCGGTTGGAGTCGCCGCTTACCATAAAGAGTTCGACATTTAAAGCAATCTGATGATTGGCCACAGACCATGTGGTAATATCATTTTTCGGTTTTAAGGTGAGAAGGGTCTCTAAAGATTCCGGATCCAGAGCATGAGTCAGTTGTTTGGCATAATGATTCATCCGCTGTATTTTGTTGGTGGAGTCTATACGGATTATCCCAAAAGGAAAGGATTCAAATAGTTCATCACGCATAATCGTTCTCCCTAATCTGTTTAAGGTAATCCTCATGGCAGTCTCATAGACAATTTTGCTTTCTGCCATCAGTGTTAACAACTGTCTCTTTAGCACAGGACGGATATAAAAGCAAAGTGAATAGGGCTTAAGTTAACACTGTTAACTTGACAGTGTTAATTAGTTAACCGTTAATTCTGAATAGCATAGCGAGAATAAGCCTTTTTAGTATTGGCATGATATTTGCAACGTAATCTTGATATAGATATAAGTGTTACTGAGGCGGGGAGAGGAGGCCTAACCTCAGATCAAAAAAGCACTGATCTTAATTATAATTTTGCAGGAGGGTTTTAGATGAAAAATCCAATCAAGTCCGTTATTGCCCTATTGATTCGCTTTTACTTTGGTTACTACTTCCTTAATGCCGGCATTGGTAAGTTCCAAACCGGTTTTAACGGAGACTCAGTCGGTGGATTCTTAAAAGGCGGCTTGGCTCAGACGGCGGAAGCTATGGCAGCTGCGGGTAAAACCGGGAAAGCCAATGTAACCGACACTTGGGGTTGGCTGATCAGCCATGTGTTCTTACCTAATGCAGATATCATGGCTGTTATGGTTAAAACCGGTGAAGTAATGATCGGTCTGGGTCTTATTCTTGGTTGTTTTACCACTTTAGCAGCATTTTTTGCCCTAACCATGAATTTTTCCTTTTTACTTTCCGGGACAGTATCTTCTAACCCCCAAATGGTTATTGGGTTTTTATTTGTTTTATACTTTGCAGCTGCTTCGGGGGCAATTGGTGTAGATCGTTTCTTTATGCATAAACTGGTGGATAAATTCCCCATCTTAAACAAAGGGTTCTTGAGACATCTTTTCCCGGTTGATGCCGGGCATAGAGGGGCAATAAAGAACACAATAAGTCAAGTGGGCTAATCATCTGAATCTATAAATATGAGCGTCTGCCCCAACCAAGTCACGGGGCAGGCGCTTTTTCTATCGGCAATAATTCACATTTTCTGTGATGGAACGGTGGGGGGGCAAGGAATGTTCGGCAGAATGGCCTACCACGACTCCGCAGATAGGAGTTAAGCCAAAGGGGATACCGATTTTTTCCATAAGTTTTGAATTTCCTCTGATACCCTGTAAGGCAGAATGAATATAACAAGAACCCAGTCCCAGTGCTGTTGCCGCTATGGTAATACATGTTGCGGCACAGGAGGTGGTGGCTTCTTTCAGAGGGTTGGCAAAGGGGGCAGAAAAGAGAAAGAAGACAGGAGCGCCGTATAGGGGCTGATACCCTTCCAGTGCCGCCCGCCCCATCAGAAGTTTGTCGCCGGAGTTTTTGTATTGTACTAAGGCTTCTTCGTTAATTTCTCCTAATATTCCAGGATTCTCAATGACTGAAGTATGGAAGATCCCCACTTTAGGCGCACTATTGCCGGCTCTCACAAGTTGGGTTATAATTTCTGCTTCTACAGGTTTGGGCAGATAGCTCCGCACACTTTTTCTTAACTCTATGGCCTTGATAGTATCCATGATCCAGTCTCTCCTCCAACAAGCAAAGTTTTCTTTGTTTTCAAAGCTTGGAAAATGTTTAGTTAATTTTACTCTAATCCAAACATTTAGTAAATGAAGTTGTATAGAAAGATTTGGCACAATTGAGTCACTAAAGGCTATGAAGAGTCTATAAACGCCAAGATTCCGGATTGAGGTCTGCAGAGCTAAGGCAGGTGATTGTATAGCTCATAATATGAGAAAAATGGCAGCTACCCTGGTGTAAGGGTGGTCGTGCCATCTTTAATAGATTAGTGTCTCTAAGTTTATGGGCCGTGAGAAAATTAAGATTTCACACGTCCTCTGTTTAGTCAAATAACTCTTCAAGGAAAGATTTACGCCGTTTCTTTTTGTAATAGTAATCCTGATTAGAATAATTGGGGTTGTGCTGAGGCTGCCCATAAGGCTGCTCATAAGTTTGTCCGCTGTATTGCTGTCCGGGATTAGGAGCATTACTTGAGGCTGGGGCAGGGTTTACGGAATTGGCAAAAGAATTGCTTCTTTCAATGATTTTATCCAGCTCACCTCGGTCTAGCCAGACACCCCGGCATTTAGGGCAGTAATCAATCTCTATACCTTGTCTTTCGGACATGGTCAGTTCTGCATCACAGACTGGACATTTCAAAAGGCAACACTCCTTTCTAATATAAAAATTATAGCATGGTTATTTTAATTTTCAAAACTACCATGGCTACAATTTTTACATAATCAGCCTTTAGCGACTGAGTGGGTCAGAAAGTGGCCGCAGACTTAGAATTAGTAGCTGTTATTGATAGGACCGCAGGGTGACGCTCCGCATTGTGGCCCGTAGCAGCCTTGATTCTGAGCAGGTTGCGCGGAACCACCGGTTTCTGCAAAGACGGCAGTAGTTCCGACAATCAGCAGGGCTGCGGTAATGACTCCTAAAGCGAGTTTTTTTATCATTTCAATTCCTCCCTACAATAGTTGATTTTAAATGGGCAATACCATAACAACATCATCATAGC is a window encoding:
- a CDS encoding nitrogenase component 1, translating into MSYYEQNIPPTREQRLTIGDSFSGCGKELLDCAQSGCMLQKNRKFWQAGACQMQLSLMMAATVENSVIIMHGPVGCGSTLHSLGPAANKGKAKRGKKPQALVWLSTNLQESDVIGGGEKKLRETVEYADKTFRPEIIFVVSTCTPSIIGDDVEEVVHQTQKGVAAHLVSIHCPGFRTRVVATAYDSFYHGLLKHLPLEPLPAEAFIPLKENDPGYELAAQQFAYRKSRTVNLFNATSIGPADEEELVRLLKALNLNVQVYTEYSSLAEYRKMSQAALNISMCNVHDDYLLAYLQDKYALPYVIQGMPIGTKAVRKWLLAVAEHFDLEEKANRLADQEEKQVNEALQPFLPALKGKRVLISGGVIRVAEEAKVLKDLGLEVIGVRAYHYDNGAEPVYGSLVDELPEVHVSVSNQLFELANQIARYQPDLVIAHNGTQGWVAKMGVPAIQLFDVDRAYFGYRGLFSLVKRIAFAFENTSLPRRLAQHVNLPYKKEWYEKDPFSYLKG
- a CDS encoding ABC transporter substrate-binding protein, with the protein product MRKPQRGLVFRLTAVLLAGALLAGSLTGCASNQGAPAQSSQVGTEQPQPGESANLTPEQYEAAYQAEPAAKRVIHIGYNGGLCQAPIAIAQEKGFFEAEGLNTELTRAEDTRDAIVGGKIDTSAGMVAGWLKPITSGVDLVFTVGLHTGCASAIALADSPINSFADAKGKVVAINGGIGGIYHNIAYRLIAHDGYVPGDFTWKDFPAEQALQVLQKGEASIAVLADQLAEKWVQEGLVKRIRSTTLDEDFKNETCCVLGISGDFIRENPVTAEKITRAIYKASLWVEENKEETAQILLDNKHISGSVDYAMDLLKLYNYNVTNDGTEKSIYDSIDEYKALGVIDQNLDAETFKKQVWHRFELEDLKN
- a CDS encoding ABC transporter permease encodes the protein MSTTPPLTSDQLAELEKRPKTEWQRTLDYMISGAPVAVAVILFLQYYFLPNYKFNTTTAVYPLFVGFFVLLLLGRFIGSFFSKKVHESLRAQAPFYSAVFILLIIFDYLTLKTGKLPLPYFPWPDKILNAIIEDRVLLLDCIRNSLILLFTGYFFGGIVGLITGVTAGWSKKVHYWVMPIIKILGPIPSTTWLPIVLIIASSLFKGSVFLIALGVWYPVTIATLTGVANVRKSYFEVARTLGARQRRLVFKVALPAAMPNIFQGLTQGMSVACTTLMVAEMMGVESGLGWYINWQKGWAEFGKMYAAVIVICLTFTVVNIVLTQVKKRVLRWQEGTIQ
- a CDS encoding ABC transporter ATP-binding protein, coding for MNGGKGYIQIKNVTKIFARNDLATTLTALSDVSIDIQPGEFVSIVGASGCGKSTLLRIIAGLETPTHGGAFCDGERIEEPSARRGLVFQDPTLFPWLNVWDNVAFGLKAEGKYKEKKESISKLLQLIGLEEFHKSYPHQLSGGMSQRVSLIRALANEPDVLLLDEPLGALDAFTRMNIQDELINLWKQRGTTMILITHDVDEAIYLSNRIIVMSPRPGRIMKELKLDMYHPRNRGASEFVDYRNQILKLLHFADEEVTEYYL
- a CDS encoding NifB/NifX family molybdenum-iron cluster-binding protein; its protein translation is MLAAFASKDGKFVSQHFGHSPCFYIVEINEESYAWTFAERRENSPPCRFGEHDDQTFADSISLLSDCQVLFAVKVGSYAKAVLQRHNVQVLEMTGFIEDILAGYISYLKKQRERRAHHKH
- a CDS encoding radical SAM protein, whose amino-acid sequence is MAVEIEAQGIRPLRRQIINQIEQLIETQMEHQLRTPNISDHPCFNGAVHGKKGRLHLPISPACNIQCRFCRRACNSKELRPGVAKGILPIEEAVDIVGKALELCPEITVVGIAGPGDALASFHAVEAFRQVHKAYPHLIKCLSTNGLALPGKADLLYDLGVRTVTVTVNAVDPWSASKVVSHILWEGKVYRGEEAGRILLAHQLRGIQQASQRGIIVKVNTVLIPTINDHCIGDIARTVKQAGATVHNIIPLIPQHELKDIPAPTCEQINKARSDGEVYLKQFRHCQHCRADACGIIGQEDLSAELYGGRRMETFSHG
- a CDS encoding sigma-54-dependent Fis family transcriptional regulator, giving the protein MRDELFESFPFGIIRIDSTNKIQRMNHYAKQLTHALDPESLETLLTLKPKNDITTWSVANHQIALNVELFMVSGDSNRLLLLGLEPNFTSALPPQFERALEDLTTDPEEIVLRIVTMISEATSFERFDLVRVNPQLRKYSYAYSIGLEIEGSIYAPYSQIRKTGLGWILETEAPQLSSSLQPEGFSFSEDPMLYRTGFRSALRVPILFGHEVIGAILLGGTKALQFEIEDAYLISQISRHFSQAFYHSGIIQERSYQAMATSAFLHSMAENLKDDHILDFLNDYCIQLQIATQLESIYLCLLDQTHQQQKLLVSAGRKFPQKNEWKPLDKEIAAMLQAKSIVCYSLVHTSIQNTDELLNQGFTSTLYAPIEHRETIVAALVAAAMDEKASSPYMSGLFKVATEQLSSVVARLPNAPGAVPEPNSSRQLPKPTRKDRLQDQETSGFSRIIGSSKIMQDTIQNAARVAQYDFPILITGETGTGKELLAKAIHQSSQVAQGPFIVVNSAAIPANLLESELFGYQEGAFSGGVKGGKPGKILLANRGTLFLDEIGELSPELQAKLLRVIQEQEIEPLGAIKPIPIKVRILSATHRDLSSMVEQGEFREDLLYRLNSIEIKIPPLRERGQDILELAEHMLQFLAQSHDTPEKTLSPGAQDLFLKYTWPGNIRQLQNIINRLYVFAEGSTIHTQDLPPDLRVAETDKGHSEKEEIAGLLAEFGGNKTALAQYLGITRTGLWKKLKRLGLQ
- a CDS encoding DoxX family membrane protein; amino-acid sequence: MKNPIKSVIALLIRFYFGYYFLNAGIGKFQTGFNGDSVGGFLKGGLAQTAEAMAAAGKTGKANVTDTWGWLISHVFLPNADIMAVMVKTGEVMIGLGLILGCFTTLAAFFALTMNFSFLLSGTVSSNPQMVIGFLFVLYFAAASGAIGVDRFFMHKLVDKFPILNKGFLRHLFPVDAGHRGAIKNTISQVG
- a CDS encoding nitroreductase family protein, with the translated sequence MDTIKAIELRKSVRSYLPKPVEAEIITQLVRAGNSAPKVGIFHTSVIENPGILGEINEEALVQYKNSGDKLLMGRAALEGYQPLYGAPVFFLFSAPFANPLKEATTSCAATCITIAATALGLGSCYIHSALQGIRGNSKLMEKIGIPFGLTPICGVVVGHSAEHSLPPHRSITENVNYCR
- a CDS encoding zf-TFIIB domain-containing protein, translated to MKCPVCDAELTMSERQGIEIDYCPKCRGVWLDRGELDKIIERSNSFANSVNPAPASSNAPNPGQQYSGQTYEQPYGQPQHNPNYSNQDYYYKKKRRKSFLEELFD